From a single Lolium rigidum isolate FL_2022 chromosome 7, APGP_CSIRO_Lrig_0.1, whole genome shotgun sequence genomic region:
- the LOC124675662 gene encoding uncharacterized protein LOC124675662: MEMEMGTEVEMEIDPVRPSESRGGRPAEEPEEALPFVSRKKVKVPEKIETVLAEELEALEEELSHAARTELEEMKLMKIKGMGPLEIYEAFPIGHGRKVEKPEKGKAVHEWQAEAELEEALSLAVRSGLAAEEVRKLLRVAVLSNLMDYDVHSLAVKSGLKDEDAVSLAKNFLTMYRIVFRALHAQLLGSFDRRRFDPELCQWKRFGRFFTERKKKGPEGIPFLLFKIKASAKNAKVTWWRKEYAHFPPERSGYTGVLRLARLVIGRDGSPRLEEAGEDGQPGALSHGNGKYTSSARRVGVLKDGWLSPLDEVAVVRRLPGGEGIYIMSYMDGLGVKLGEFLFVLHMAWTVALSFTERAFYVSSEFTEEMLYAVPGVHFVDITVPVENLIKKLYQMYEQEEQDKKTMLEKQDPVEMMCQQEELGPRLENEERKKEDLRRRKEHKLQRKNKREAFRLVKKATRIQNEQRQNEGYDEDCVRWLEESDWVLPFDEVAKPGEAQRTS, from the coding sequence atggagatggagatggggacggaggtggagatggagatcgATCCCGTCCGCCCGAGCGAATCCAGGGGAGGAAGACCGGCCGAGGAGCCGGAGGAGGCCCTCCCCTTCGTCTCCCGGAAGAAGGTGAAAGTTCCGGAGAAGATTGAGACCGTTCTGGCGGAGGAGTTGGAGGCCCTCGAGGAGGAGCTCTCGCACGCCGCCCGGACCGAGCTTGAGGAAATGAAGCTGATGAAGATCAAGGGCATGGGGCCGCTCGAAATATATGAGGCCTTCCCGATCGGCCACGGGCGGAAGGTGGAGAAGCCGGAGAAGGGGAAGGCCGTGCACGAATGGCAAGCGGAGGCGGAGTTGGAGGAAGCGCTCTCCCTCGCTGTCCGGAGTGGGCTGGCGGCTGAGGAGGTGAGGAAGTTGCTCCGCGTCGCTGTCTTGTCCAATCTAATGGACTACGATGTCCACTCTCTGGCCGTCAAGAGCGGGCTCAAGGATGAGGACGCCGTCTCCCTCGCCAAGAACTTCCTCACCATGTACAGGATTGTATTCAGAGCTCTACACGCTCAGCTCCTTGGATCCTTCGACAGGCGACGGTTTGATCCCGAGCTGTGTCAATGGAAGAGATTCGGTCGCTTCTTCACCGAGAGGAAGAAAAAGGGTCCCGAGGGGATCCCCTTCCTTCTCTTCAAGATCAAGGCGTCCGCCAAGAACGCGAAGGTGACATGGTGGCGGAAGGAGTACGCCCACTTCCCACCGGAGCGGTCAGGGTACACTGGTGTTCTGCGCTTGGCTCGCCTCGTCATCGGTAGAGATGGGTCGCCTCGTCTGGAGGAGGCTGGTGAGGACGGGCAGCCGGGCGCCCTCTCACACGGTAATGGCAAGTACACGTCGTCTGCTCGCAGAGTGGGCGTCCTCAAAGATGGCTGGCTCAGTCCGCTTGACGAGGTCGCCGTGGTCAGGAGGTTGCCCGGCGGCGAGGGGATTTATATCATGTCCTACATGGATGGACTTGGTGTTAAGCTTGGTGAATTTCTGTTTGTGTTACACATGGCATGGACCGTCGCCTTGAGTTTCACGGAGCGAGCATTCTACGTCTCCTCGGAGTTCACGGAGGAGATGCTCTATGCTGTTCCTGGTGTTCATTTTGTAGACATTACCGTCCCCGTGGAGAATCTGATCAAAAAGCTTTACCAGATGTATGAGCAGGAGGAGCAAGATAAGAAGACAATGCTTGAGAAACAAGATCCTGTGGAGATGATGTGCCAACAGGAGGAGTTGGGGCCAAGATTGGAGAacgaagagaggaagaaggaggatCTGCGCAGGAGAAAGGAACATAAACTCCAGCGCAAAAATAAAAGGGAGGCATTTCGTCTTGTAAAGAAG
- the LOC124677272 gene encoding kelch domain-containing protein 4: MGKKQKKPGKGKEKTERKTAKGEEKRARREAGKVGEEDDIDAILKSIQKEEAKKKEVHVDDNVPAPSPRSNGSLTINPLKDTELILYGGEFYNGSKTFVYGDLYRYDVEKNEWKLVSSPNSPPPRSAHQTVAWKNNVYMFGGEFTSPNQERFHHYKDFWTLDLKTNQWEQILAKGCPSARSGHRMVLYKHKIVLFGGFYDTLREVRYYNDLHVFDLDNFKWEEIKPRPGCLWPSPRSGFQLLVYQDQIYMYGGYFKEVSSDKNASEKGTVHADMWSLDPRTWEWNKVKKTGMPPGPRAGFSMCVHKKRAVLFGGVVDMEVEADVLMSMFMNELYGFQLDNHRWYPLELRKDKPAKNKTKDTKRKETVNDSETNIGNEDDTTMNDSEEATDGQSEVHGVSNHLTKSLSLTKAGSSENADVISDSAAEEAAPEAIKPIGRINASMAVGKDMLYLYGGMMEVKDREITLDDLYSLNLSKLDEWKCIIPASESEWLEISDDEDDDEDEDDENDSDDDAMQTDEEDEESDEEAEKNVDMSGAVSLLKGERKNLRRKEKRARIEQIRVILGLSDSQRTPTPGESLRDFYKRTNMYWQMAAYEHTEHTGKELRKDGFDLAETRFKELKPILDELAVLEAEQKAEEEASGATSSKKDMKKGKQKSAAR, from the exons ATggggaagaagcagaagaagccGGGGAAGGGCAAGGAGAAGACGGAGCGGAAGACGGCCAAGGGGGAGGAGAAGCGCGCCCGCCGCGAGGCCGGCAAGGTCGGCgaggaggacgacatcgacgccATCCTC AAAAGCATACAGAAGGAGGaggcgaagaagaaggaggtCCATGTGGATGACAACGTCCCTGCACCGTCTCCCCGGTCCAATGGCTCG CTTACCATCAACCCATTGAAAGATACAGAGTTGATCCTGTATGGGGGAGAGTTCTACAATGGTAGCAAG ACCTTCGTTTATGGTGACCTTTATCGGTACGATGTAGAAAAAAATGAGTGGAAGTTGGTATCTAGTCCTAACAGTCCACCTCCACGAAGTGCTCACCAGACGGTTGCCTGGAAGAATAATGTATACATGTTTG GTGGAGAATTTACTTCACCAAACCAAGAACGTTTTCATCATTACAAG GACTTTTGGACGCTGGATCTCAAAACAAATCAATGGGAACAAATTCTTGCTAAGGGATGCCCAAGTGCACGTTCAGGACATAGAATG GTCCTTTACAAGCACAAGATTGTGCTATTTGGCGGCTTTTATGACACCCTTAGGGAAGTGAG GTACTACAATGATCTGCATGTTTTTGATTTGGATAATTTCAAG TGGGAAGAAATTAAGCCTCGCCCTGGGTGCCTGTGGCCAAGCCCAAGAAGTGGCTTTCAACTTCTTGTTTACCAAGATCAG ATATATATGTATGGTGGATATTTTAAAGAAGTTTCTTCTGACAAAAATGCATCAGAAAAAGGGACAGTCCATGCAGATATGTGGTCTCTTGATCCTCGTACTTGGGAGTGGAATAAG GTTAAGAAGACTGGGATGCCACCTGGTCCCAGAGCCGGGTTTTCTATGTGTGTTCACAAGAAAAGGGCTGTCCTTTTCGGTGGCGTTGTAGATATGGAAGTTGAAG CTGATGTCCTTATGAGCATGTTCATGAACGAGCTGTACGGATTCCAGTTAGACAATCACCGTTG GTATCCTTTAGAGCTCAGGAAAGACAAGCCTGCTAAGAATAAG AcaaaggataccaaaagaaaagaaacagtgaATGATTCAGAAACCAATATTGGTAATGAGGATGATACTACCATGAACGACTCAGAAGAAGCTACTGATGGTCAAtctgaagtccatggagtttctAATCACTTGACCAAGAGTCTATCCTTGACTAAAGCTGGCTCAAGCGAAAATGCAGATGTCATCTCTGATTCAGCAGCAGAAGAAGCAGCCCCAGAG GCAATTAAACCCATTGGTCGTATCAATGCATCAATGGCTGTAGGGAAAGATATGCTATACTTATATGGAGGAATGATGGAAGTGAAAGATAGAGAAATTACTCTTGATGATTTATATTCACTTAACCTTAGTAAACTAGATGAGTGGAAGTGTATCATACCA GCATCTGAATCTGAATGGTTAGAAATttctgatgatgaggatgatgacgaggatgagGACGATGAAAATGATAGTGATGATGATGCTATGCAGacagatgaagaggatgaagag TCTGATGAAGAGGCTGAGAAGAATGTAGATATGTCGGGTGCAGTGTCTCTACTGAAGGGTGAACGTAAGAATCTGCGCAGGAAAGAGAAGCGTGCCCGGATAGAACAAATCAGGGTTATCCTCGGTCTTTCGGATTCTCAAAGGACCCCAACG cCGGGAGAATCACTGAGAGATTTCTACAAGAGAACAAATATGTACTGGCAAATGGCTGCCTACGAGCACACTGAACACACTGGAAAG GAGCTTCGCAAGGATGGTTTTGATCTTGCCGAGACTCGATTCAAGGAACTGAAACCCATACTGGACGAG CTGGCTGTGCTGGAGGCTGAGCAGAAGGCAGAGGAAGAAGCCAGCGGGGCAACCAGTTCCAAGAAAGACATGAAGAAAGGCAAGCAGAAGAGTGCAGCAAGATGA
- the LOC124671804 gene encoding very-long-chain 3-oxoacyl-CoA reductase 1-like — protein sequence MASHYSSWPSVGGELELLGFPTLSESDGKERLLMRLFNCEICILIYDSIPLNSSASSRSATILSPAGTYIYSRRSQLPTTQPSDLRGRARSLPSRRMAGAIAQQPAWAQALAAAGLLVAARSAARLALWLYAAFLRPAKPLRARYGAWAVVTGATDGIGRALALELAAAGLGVVLVGRSPDKLAAVAAEVGARRPGAQTRTFVIDFAADGLASNVAALAESIRGLDVGVLVNNAGLCYPYARYFHEVDEALARDLIRLNVEAVTRVTHAVLSGMVQRKRGAVVNIGSGAATIMPSAPLYTVYAATKAYVDQFSKSLHVEYKNKGIDVQCQAPMYVATKMASIRKASLFAPSPETYARAAVRYIGYEPRCTPHWAHTLLWFLFSVVPEPLADRYLLGTTLSIRDRGHAKEARKKVL from the exons ATGGCCTCCCACTACTCCTCCTGGCCGTCCGTCGGCGGGGAACTAGAGCTGCTAGGCTTCCCCACGCTATCGGAGTCCGATGGCAAAGAGAGGTTGCTCATG AGATTGTTTAACTGTGAAATTTGCATCCTTATCTATGACTCGATCCCACTAAACTCCTCAGCGTCCAGCCGGTCAGCCACTATCCTCTCCCCGGCCGGGACCTATATATACAGCCGCCGATCACAGCTTCCCACCACCCAACCGTCCGACCTACGCGGCCGCGCGCGCTCGCTTCCTTCCCGTCGAATGGCCGGTGCAATAGCGCAGCAGCCCGCGTGGGCGCAGGCTCTCGCGGCGGCGGGCCTCCTCGTCGCAGCGCGCTCCGCGGCGCGCCTCGCGCTGTGGCTCTACGCGGCGTTCCTCCGCCCCGCGAAGCCGCTGCGCGCCCGCTACGGCGCCTGGGCCGTCGTCACGGGCGCCACGGACGGCATCGGCCGCGCGCTCGCCCTCGAGCTAGCCGCCGCGGGGCtgggcgtcgtcctcgtcggccgcagCCCCGACAAGCTCGCCGCGGTCGCCGCGGAGGTCGGGGCCAGGCGCCCCGGCGCCCAGACGCGCACCTTCGTCATCGACTTCGCCGCCGACGGGCTCGCCTCGAACGTGGCCGCGCTCGCGGAGTCCATCCGCGGCCTCGACGTCGGCGTGCTCGTCAACAACGCCGGCCTCTGCTACCCGTACGCGCGCTACTTCCACGAGGTGGATGAAGCGCTCGCGAGGGATCTCATACGCCTCAACGTCGAGGCCGTCACGCGGGTCACGCACGCCGTGCTGTCCGGCATGGTGCAGCGCAAGCGGGGCGCCGTCGTGAACATTGGCTCCGGCGCTGCCACGATCATGCCGTCTGCTCCGCTCTACACCGTCTACGCCGCCACCAAAGC GTATGTCGATCAATTCTCGAAAAGCCTTCATGTCGAGTACAAGAACAAAGGCATAGATGTGCAATGTCAG GCGCCGATGTACGTGGCGACGAAGATGGCCTCGATCAGGAAGGCGTCCCTGTTCGCGCCATCCCCGGAGACATATGCCCGCGCCGCCGTGCGCTACATCGGGTACGAGCCGCGGTGCACGCCACACTGGGCGCACACCCTCCTTTGGTTCCTCTTCTCCGTCGTCCCCGAGCCACTGGCCGACAGGTACCTTCTTGGCACGACCCTCAGCATCCGTGACAGAGGGCATGCTAAGGAGGCCAGGAAGAAAGTGTTGTGA